In a genomic window of Fusobacterium perfoetens ATCC 29250:
- a CDS encoding transposase: protein MTLPLKDFFGRLISHITPKHFKMIRKYDIYSKNNKTKKIKILRFNFFRKNFFK from the coding sequence ATTACTCTTCCTTTAAAAGATTTCTTTGGACGTTTAATTTCTCATATTACTCCTAAACACTTTAAAATGATTAGAAAATATGATATTTATTCTAAAAATAATAAAACCAAAAAAATTAAAATTCTTAGATTTAATTTCTTTAGAAAAAACTTTTTTAAGTAG
- a CDS encoding 2-hydroxyacyl-CoA dehydratase subunit D, whose product MTRIEELLNSFKEVAYHPEKQMAKYKTEGKKIIGCFPYYVPEEIVYAAGMVPFGVWGTHGTISRAKEYFASFYCTIAQMSLEMALEGKLDGLSGVILSSMCDTLRPLTQNFKVAIPQLPFMFLAHPQNRKPEYGIKYTMNEFGRLKGQLEEIAGHKIENDKMYEAFKVYNESRAVRREFVKLAGKHPEAVSAVNRSAVLKSAFFMLKDEHTAMLKELNAELAKLPEVKWNGVKVLTSGIIMDNPTLLGLFDEYKIAIVADDVAQESRAIRTDVPMDIEDPIRALAVQFANQDNDTILYDPLIEERPKYVAREAKEAGADGVVVVMMQFCDPEEMEYPSLRKALNEAGLPHIKFGFDQQMVDFGQARTSLQAFAESL is encoded by the coding sequence ATGACTAGAATTGAGGAATTATTAAATAGTTTTAAAGAGGTAGCATATCATCCAGAAAAACAAATGGCTAAATATAAAACTGAAGGTAAAAAAATAATAGGATGTTTTCCTTATTATGTTCCTGAAGAAATAGTATATGCTGCTGGAATGGTACCATTTGGTGTTTGGGGGACACATGGAACTATTAGTAGAGCCAAAGAATATTTTGCTTCTTTCTATTGTACAATAGCGCAAATGAGTTTAGAAATGGCTTTAGAAGGAAAATTAGATGGGTTATCAGGAGTAATTTTATCATCTATGTGTGATACTTTACGTCCATTAACTCAAAACTTTAAAGTAGCTATTCCTCAATTACCATTTATGTTTTTAGCTCATCCACAAAATAGAAAACCAGAATATGGAATCAAATATACAATGAATGAGTTTGGAAGATTAAAAGGACAATTAGAAGAAATAGCAGGTCATAAAATAGAAAATGATAAAATGTATGAAGCATTTAAAGTTTATAATGAAAGTAGAGCAGTAAGAAGAGAATTTGTAAAATTAGCTGGAAAACATCCAGAAGCTGTATCTGCAGTAAATAGATCTGCTGTATTAAAAAGTGCTTTCTTTATGTTAAAAGATGAACATACAGCAATGTTAAAGGAATTAAATGCTGAACTAGCAAAATTACCAGAAGTTAAATGGAATGGAGTAAAAGTTTTAACATCAGGAATTATTATGGATAACCCTACATTATTAGGATTATTTGATGAATATAAAATAGCAATAGTTGCTGATGATGTAGCTCAAGAATCAAGAGCAATTAGAACAGATGTTCCAATGGATATAGAAGATCCAATTAGGGCATTAGCGGTGCAATTTGCTAATCAAGATAATGATACAATTCTTTATGATCCATTAATTGAAGAACGTCCAAAATATGTGGCAAGAGAAGCAAAAGAAGCTGGAGCTGATGGAGTTGTAGTTGTAATGATGCAATTCTGTGACCCAGAAGAAATGGAATATCCATCATTAAGAAAAGCTCTTAATGAAGCTGGATTACCTCATATTAAATTTGGATTTGATCAACAAATGGTCGACTTTGGACAAGCTAGAACTTCATTACAAGCTTTTGCAGAAAGTTTATAA
- a CDS encoding 2-hydroxyacyl-CoA dehydratase subunit D: MSEVNKPVEEKKPAKVVLRELVEREVYQAAWEAKKKGEPVGWSSSKFPSEICEALGLKLVYPENQAAAIGAKHGGERMCEHAEAMGFDNDICAYARINLAYAAGYEAEEKPMPQPDFVLCCNNICNCMTKWYENLARMHNIPLIMIDVPYSNTREVSQAQVDYLRGQFDEAIEKLEKIAGRKMDMKKFEEACENANRSAKAWLKVCSYLQYKPAPFAGFDLFNHMADIVTARAKKSTAEAFEALAAELEENVKTGKSTWKYDENYRIMFEGIPCWPQLQKLFAPLKEKGINTTAVVYAPAFGFVYNNMDELMRAYCVAPNSVCLEKGVEWRETLCKENHVDGILVHYNRSCKPWSGYMPEMERRFRKDLGVAVAGFDGDQADPRNFSDEQYRTRVEGLFEVMEANKAKRLAKEGGDK; encoded by the coding sequence ATGAGCGAAGTAAATAAGCCAGTAGAAGAAAAAAAACCAGCTAAGGTTGTACTTAGAGAACTAGTAGAAAGAGAAGTATATCAAGCAGCATGGGAAGCTAAGAAAAAAGGAGAACCTGTAGGGTGGTCATCTTCTAAATTCCCATCAGAAATATGTGAAGCTTTAGGATTAAAATTAGTTTATCCAGAAAACCAAGCAGCAGCAATCGGAGCAAAACATGGTGGAGAAAGAATGTGTGAACATGCAGAAGCTATGGGATTTGATAATGATATTTGTGCTTATGCAAGAATAAATTTAGCTTATGCAGCAGGATATGAAGCAGAAGAAAAACCAATGCCTCAACCAGATTTTGTATTGTGTTGTAATAATATTTGTAACTGTATGACTAAATGGTATGAAAACTTAGCAAGAATGCATAATATTCCATTAATTATGATTGATGTTCCATACAGTAATACTAGAGAAGTAAGTCAAGCACAAGTAGATTATTTAAGAGGACAATTTGATGAAGCTATTGAAAAACTTGAAAAAATAGCTGGTCGTAAAATGGATATGAAGAAATTTGAAGAAGCTTGTGAAAATGCAAATCGTTCAGCAAAAGCATGGTTAAAAGTATGTTCTTATTTACAATATAAACCAGCTCCATTTGCAGGATTTGACTTATTTAACCATATGGCAGATATAGTAACTGCACGTGCTAAAAAATCTACAGCAGAAGCTTTTGAAGCTTTAGCAGCAGAATTAGAAGAAAATGTAAAAACTGGAAAATCAACATGGAAATATGACGAAAACTATAGAATTATGTTTGAAGGAATTCCATGTTGGCCTCAATTACAAAAATTATTTGCTCCATTAAAAGAAAAAGGAATAAATACTACAGCAGTTGTTTATGCACCAGCATTTGGATTTGTGTATAACAATATGGATGAATTAATGAGAGCTTATTGTGTTGCACCAAACTCAGTTTGCTTAGAAAAAGGTGTTGAATGGAGAGAAACTCTATGTAAGGAAAATCATGTTGATGGAATATTAGTTCACTATAACAGAAGTTGTAAACCATGGAGTGGATATATGCCTGAAATGGAAAGAAGATTCCGTAAAGATTTAGGAGTTGCTGTTGCAGGATTTGATGGGGACCAAGCAGACCCTAGAAACTTCTCTGATGAACAATACAGAACTCGTGTAGAAGGATTATTTGAAGTAATGGAAGCAAATAAAGCTAAAAGATTAGCTAAAGAGGGAGGAGACAAATAA
- the hgdC gene encoding (R)-2-hydroxyglutaryl-CoA dehydratase activase HgdC translates to MYTMGIDIGSTASKSVILKDGKEIISKAVINVGAGTSGPGRVIEEVTKKVGLKREDIDCVLATGYGRNSLLEWADYQMSELSCHAKGANYLFPNVRTVIDIGGQDAKVLKVGPNGILINFVMNDKCAAGTGRFLDVMAKVLEVKVSDLQTLSAESTKDVSISSTCTVFAESEVISQLAKGTDKRDIIRGIHRSVAGRVGGLAKRVGLEDDLVMTGGVALNGGVVKAMSEELGKEVKTSPLTQYTGAIGAALFAYQKIQRSE, encoded by the coding sequence ATGTACACAATGGGAATTGATATAGGTTCTACTGCATCAAAAAGTGTAATACTTAAAGATGGAAAAGAAATAATCAGTAAAGCCGTTATTAATGTAGGAGCAGGTACAAGTGGACCAGGAAGAGTTATCGAAGAAGTAACTAAAAAAGTTGGTTTAAAAAGAGAAGACATTGATTGTGTTTTAGCTACAGGATATGGGCGTAATTCTCTTTTAGAATGGGCAGACTATCAAATGAGTGAATTGAGCTGTCATGCTAAAGGTGCTAATTATCTGTTTCCAAATGTAAGAACAGTAATTGATATTGGGGGACAAGATGCTAAAGTTTTAAAAGTTGGTCCCAATGGAATATTAATAAATTTTGTAATGAATGATAAGTGTGCTGCTGGAACAGGAAGATTTTTAGATGTAATGGCAAAAGTTCTAGAAGTTAAAGTTAGTGACTTACAAACTTTATCTGCAGAATCAACAAAAGATGTAAGTATAAGCTCAACTTGTACAGTATTTGCTGAGTCAGAAGTTATATCACAATTAGCTAAAGGAACAGATAAAAGAGATATAATAAGAGGAATTCATCGTTCTGTAGCAGGAAGAGTTGGAGGATTAGCAAAAAGAGTAGGGTTAGAAGACGATTTGGTTATGACAGGTGGTGTTGCTTTAAATGGTGGTGTAGTAAAAGCTATGTCTGAAGAATTAGGTAAAGAAGTAAAAACATCTCCATTAACTCAATATACAGGAGCAATCGGAGCAGCATTATTTGCATATCAAAAAATACAAAGGAGTGAATAG
- a CDS encoding acyl-CoA carboxylase subunit beta, which translates to MNNYSMPRYFQNMPTVGKPLATANSENTEALKAIELDIHETIKTVQSEGRTDESLNESGQMTALQRIAALVDKGTWCPLNTIYNPEGNANGSTGIVKGLGRINGKWAVIVASDNKKLAGAWVAGQADNLLRASDTAKTLRIPLVYVLNCSGVKFDEQNKVYPNRRGGGTPFFRNAELQQLGIPVIVGIYGTNPAGGGYHSISPTVIIAHRNANMAVGGAGIVGGMNPKGFIDMESAEQIAEATTKAGKQNPPGSVSIHFNETGFMREVYQEELGVIEGIKKYIDMLPTYDLEFFRVDTPKAPKYSAEDLYSIVPINQKKTYDIYEVIARLFDNSEFTEYKKGFGPEIVTGMAKVNGLLVGVVANVQGLLMKYPEYKENSIGIGGKLYRQGLIKMNEFVTLCGRDKLPIVWIQDTSGIDVGDDAEKAELLGLGQSLIYSIENSNVPQFEVTLRKGSAAAHYVLGGPQGNNTNVFTVGTAATEMYVMNGETASIAMYSRKLAKDKKAGKDLQPTIDKMNALIDKFTAESRPKACAVAGMVDEIVDMTMIRPYIEAFVEAAYQNPKAICAFHQMLLPRATRDFDNYTKK; encoded by the coding sequence ATGAATAATTATTCAATGCCAAGATATTTTCAAAATATGCCAACAGTTGGAAAGCCTTTAGCAACAGCAAATTCTGAAAATACTGAAGCTTTAAAAGCTATAGAACTTGATATACATGAAACAATAAAAACTGTTCAGTCTGAAGGACGTACTGACGAATCTTTAAATGAATCAGGACAAATGACAGCTTTACAAAGAATAGCTGCTTTAGTAGATAAAGGAACTTGGTGCCCTTTAAATACTATTTATAATCCTGAAGGAAATGCTAATGGTTCAACAGGAATAGTTAAAGGATTAGGAAGAATAAATGGAAAATGGGCTGTAATAGTAGCATCAGACAATAAAAAATTAGCAGGAGCATGGGTTGCTGGACAAGCTGATAACTTATTAAGAGCATCTGATACAGCAAAAACTTTAAGAATTCCTTTAGTGTATGTATTAAATTGTAGTGGTGTTAAATTTGATGAACAAAATAAAGTTTATCCTAATAGAAGAGGTGGAGGAACTCCATTCTTTAGAAATGCTGAATTACAACAATTAGGAATTCCTGTAATAGTAGGAATTTATGGAACAAATCCAGCTGGTGGAGGATATCATAGTATAAGTCCAACTGTAATTATTGCACATAGAAATGCAAATATGGCAGTAGGAGGAGCAGGGATTGTAGGAGGGATGAATCCAAAAGGATTTATTGATATGGAATCAGCTGAACAAATAGCTGAAGCTACTACAAAAGCAGGAAAACAAAATCCACCAGGTTCAGTATCAATTCATTTTAATGAAACTGGATTTATGAGAGAAGTTTACCAAGAAGAATTAGGAGTAATAGAAGGAATAAAAAAATATATAGATATGTTACCTACATATGATTTAGAGTTCTTTAGAGTAGATACTCCAAAAGCTCCTAAATATTCAGCAGAGGATTTATATTCAATAGTTCCTATAAATCAAAAGAAAACTTACGATATATATGAAGTTATAGCTCGTCTATTTGATAATTCAGAATTTACTGAATACAAAAAAGGATTTGGACCAGAAATAGTAACAGGTATGGCTAAAGTTAATGGATTATTAGTAGGTGTTGTTGCTAACGTTCAAGGTTTATTAATGAAATATCCTGAGTATAAAGAAAATTCAATAGGAATTGGAGGAAAATTATATCGTCAAGGATTAATAAAAATGAATGAATTTGTGACTCTTTGTGGAAGAGATAAATTACCAATTGTATGGATTCAAGATACATCTGGAATAGATGTAGGTGATGATGCTGAAAAAGCTGAATTATTAGGATTAGGACAATCTTTAATTTATTCGATTGAAAATTCTAATGTACCTCAATTTGAAGTTACATTAAGAAAAGGAAGTGCAGCAGCTCACTATGTATTAGGAGGGCCACAAGGAAACAATACTAACGTATTTACAGTAGGAACTGCAGCTACAGAAATGTATGTAATGAATGGAGAAACAGCTTCTATAGCTATGTATTCAAGAAAATTAGCTAAAGATAAAAAAGCTGGTAAAGATTTACAACCTACAATAGATAAGATGAATGCTTTAATAGATAAATTTACAGCAGAATCAAGACCAAAAGCTTGTGCAGTAGCAGGAATGGTTGATGAAATAGTAGATATGACAATGATTCGTCCATATATTGAAGCTTTTGTTGAAGCAGCATATCAAAATCCAAAAGCTATTTGTGCATTCCATCAAATGTTATTACCAAGAGCTACACGTGATTTTGATAACTATACAAAAAAATAA
- the gctB gene encoding glutaconate CoA-transferase subunit B, with protein sequence MADYTNYTNKEMQAVTIAKQIKNGQIVIVGTGLPLIGASVAKKVFAPECNIIVESGLMDCNPIEVPRSVGDNRFMAHCSVQWPNIRFIGFEANEWLHDESRLVAFIGGAQIDPYGNVNSTSIGDYNHPKTRFTGSGGANGIATYANTIIMMQHEKRRFIDKVDYITSPGWMDGPGGREKVGLPGNRGPIMVVTDRGILKFDEETKRMYLAGYYPTSSPEDVKENTGFDIDVSRAVPLEAPSPEVIKMIREEIDPGQAFIKVPVEEK encoded by the coding sequence AAATAAAAAATGGACAAATAGTTATAGTTGGAACTGGACTTCCATTAATTGGAGCTTCTGTCGCTAAAAAAGTATTTGCACCTGAATGCAATATTATAGTTGAAAGCGGACTTATGGATTGTAATCCAATAGAAGTACCAAGAAGTGTTGGAGATAATAGATTTATGGCTCACTGTTCAGTACAATGGCCTAATATTCGTTTCATAGGATTTGAAGCAAATGAATGGTTACATGATGAAAGCAGATTAGTTGCATTTATTGGAGGAGCTCAAATAGATCCATATGGAAATGTTAACTCAACTTCAATAGGAGATTATAATCATCCAAAAACTAGATTCACTGGTTCAGGAGGAGCTAATGGAATAGCAACATATGCTAATACTATAATAATGATGCAACATGAAAAAAGAAGATTTATAGATAAAGTTGACTATATAACTTCTCCAGGATGGATGGATGGACCTGGTGGACGTGAAAAAGTAGGATTACCAGGAAATAGAGGACCTATAATGGTTGTTACAGATAGAGGAATATTAAAATTTGATGAAGAAACTAAACGTATGTATCTTGCAGGATATTATCCAACTTCTTCTCCAGAAGATGTAAAAGAAAATACAGGATTTGATATTGATGTATCTAGAGCAGTTCCATTAGAAGCTCCATCACCTGAAGTAATAAAAATGATAAGAGAAGAAATAGATCCAGGACAAGCATTCATTAAAGTTCCAGTAGAAGAAAAATAA